The sequence AGCACCATCCAATCGCTCTTTCCCATCCCGTACCACGGCTTTTGCCAGGGGGTGGTCGCTCAGGCTTTCTACAGCTACTGCTATTTTCAACAGTTCGTCCTCTTTTACATCACCTACAGCAACTACTTCAGTGAGCTTAGGCTTTCCTTCTGTTAATGTTCCGGTTTTATCAAAAGCCAGGGCGGTGAGTACACCCAAATCTTCCAACGGACGGCCGCCCTTGATAAGCACCCCGCTTTTGGCTGCCCGGGCTACTCCACTTAGCACTGCACTAGGGGTCGCAATGGCCAAAGCGCAAGGGCTGGCAGCCACCAATACAGCCATTGCACGGTAGAAGCTTTCGCTAAAACTTTCATCAATGACCAGAAAAGCAAAATTGAGCAACACGACCAGTACCAATACAGAAGGCACAAAATATTTCTCAAATTTATCAGTAAGGCGCTGTGTAGGTGATTTCTGGGTCTGGGCTTCATTCACCAGTTTCACCAGGCGGGAGAGCGTAGAGTCCTTTGCTACTTTAATCACTTTGATTTCCAGCGTATTGTTGCCATTTATGGTACCCGAAAATGCACGGTTCTCATCTTTGATATCATCTTCCTGTGACCAGTCTTTATCGGGATTATCCACCGGTTCTTTATCTACCGGCACACTTTCCCCGGTGATAGGCGCCTGATTCACGCTACTTTGTCCACTAATTACCACCCCATCAGCAGAAATCTTACTGTTGGGCTTCACCACAATGATGTCACCAATGCTCAATTCCTCAATACCGACTTCTTCGGTCTTACCATTTCTCTTGAGCAATGCCGTTTTAGGAGCGAGTTCTGCCAAAGCAGCAATGGATTTACGGGCTTTGTTCATGGCGTAGTGTTCCAGTGCATGGCCCATGCTGAACAGGAATAACAATAAGGCGCCTTCCGCCCATTCGCCAAGAATAGCCGCTCCAATGGCAGCCACGAGCATCAGGAAATCAATTTCAAAGCCTCCTTTGGCCACTGTTTGAATGGCTTCTTTGGCTGTAAAATAGCCGCCAAAGAAATAAGCTCCGATATAAAGTGAAAGACTTACCCAGGAAGGCACAGCTTCGATATAAGTAAGCCCAAAGCCAATACCTAATAATGCTCCGCAGATAATGGAAAAGATCAACTCTGTATTTTTACCGAAAATACCGCCATGCGAATGATCATGATCTTCACCTTCCTCATGGACATGTTCCTTATTACCTTCCTTTTGATCTTCGCCTTTTTCAGTTTCTTTTACCTGCTCAAGAAAACGTTCAGCACTCACCTGCGTATCGGGCATATCAAGCCCGTCTTTTCTCAGGGCTTTCAGGATTTCGGCTTCATCTGTTTTGGCGGTATCATACTCTACCCGCACCATGCCTGATGCCGATACAGAGGCTTCCATAATACCCGCTATACCTCGGAGACCACGCTCAATGTTACGAGCATGGCGTGTATGACGAATACCATCTACTTCTATGAGTTTATGTCCAAATTTTCGTGTGATTTCTGCCCCGGTTTGCTCGGCCAGCGACTGAATGCGGTCTATAGAGATCAACTCAGGGTCGTAGTGAAAGCATAGCTGGGGTACGCCATTGTCTGTTTCGTCTGCTATATGCACTTTTTCCAATCCCTCTTTGTTTTTAAGACGCTCGATGAGTTTTGCCACACATTGGTCCTTCTCATCGGGGACTTCTGGCAGGAGGAGCGGTATTTTTATTTGTAGTTTTTTCATTTTCTAATATTTTTCTTTTTTAAAAAAGGGAAATGCTGTGAAATCAATAATAGAATAAGCAAAGCGGATGTGACACTCACGATAAGGTACATGCCATATCCAATAGCAATTCCTACAGCAGCAGTGACCCAAATAGTAGCTGCGGTTGTCAAACCTGAAATGAAATTTTTGGATCCATCTCTGAAAATAATACCCGCCCCCAGGAAGCCAATGCCTGAAACAATATTGGCAACAATTCGGGTCTGATCTGCAACTTCAATGTGGGAGTTGATAATTGTGACTAAAGCCGCACCCAGGCAAACGGCAGCATACGTTCTGATTCCTGCGGCATGCCCGTCAATTTCCCTGTCGAGTCCTATCAAAACACCAAGTACCAGGGCAACAAGTAGTCTGGGTATGAGCGTTATTTCAGTTTGAAAATCCATTGTTAATATTTTGTGTTATAAAACATAATAGTCTGTCGGTTTTTTCTTTTCAGGAACATCCGTTTCTCCAATCATTTGCTTGATGTTTATTTCTATCGTTTCCGCCAGGTCTGTCATGGGCGTGTCCAAAGGCTGGTTCTCAAAAGGATCCTGCATGAGAATGGAGGTTTTTTCGATGGCAATAAAAATGATCGGTATACCAATAGTCAGGCCTATTTCTACTGCCAGGTATTCATCTGATAAGCCAAACGGTAGCATGGTAGCAAACACATAAATGATCAAATGGATCAACAGGCTGTGTGCTTTGGGGAAGACCGTGTTTTTTATGCGTTCGCACTTGCCCATAGAATCACATAACTTGGCGATGATGCTATCGATTTGCACCTGCTGAAAATCATTAACCATCTTTTTTTTCTTTGCCTTCAGTAAGGTTTCAGAATGTTCTGACAATAAAGCATTTGGAATATTAAAAGCTTCGGTCTTATTGGATTCTTTATATTTAATGACCCTGTGGGAAAAAGGTAGTTTTCTTAGTGATTCCCCAAGCGCATAGCACCAAATGATCTGACGATTGGCCATTTCCGCAACCAGGGCTTCATAGCTATCGTTGCCTCTTTTAAAAAATGAAACACACTGCCGAACCAGTGTCCTGGAATCGTTTACAATAGCACCCCATATAATACGGGCTTCCCACCACCGCTCATAGGCTTGATTGGTTCGGAAACCCAACAGTAAGGCTACCGCAGTACCAAAAACAGCAGTGACGCCAATAGGAACCGAAATTTTGTCAAGAAATCCGTATTGATCGAAAATACCTACCACGACCGCATAGGAGGAGATAAGTACAATATCAACCTTAATGGTTTTGATAAAGTCAAGTATGGATATTCTTTTATTTAAGAGCATTTTAATTCAGTTTTGTTGATCTGATTTTGGTTTTATGGTTACTCCAAAAATAGAGCAACAGCATGAGCACCAGCAGCGCTACTTGTGCCGCTACTGTTTCAATAGTGGGATATATCCCCAGCAAATCTACACTCACCGATACAGGAAAACCGGTAACGGATAGCCAGCCGGCTTCCTGAATGGAATGAACGCCTTTACCGATCAGAATTAATGCCAGTAAGGTAATTGCCCAGGCCGAATAGCGAAACAACTGCCGAACAGGTATCTTCTTTGAATACCTTACAAACAGGACAGCAAACAGGGAGATCATTACAAAAGCAGCCAAAACCCCCAATCCAATAGATGATTGATGAGCCGGTTGTGTTTCCAGGCTGATAGCCTGTAAAAACAATATGGATTCAAAGGCCTCACGAAACACAACCATAAAGGAGAAAAAAGCAATACCAAACATCTTGTCTTTTTTTAGTTGCTTGCCTATTTTTTCTTCGATAAACTTTTTCCATTTTTTGGCATGTGAGTGGTCATGCAGCCAGAACCCAACGAAAGCCAGGACGATCACTGCCACCAGCGAGATCATTCCTTCCATGATCTCCCGGTTTTTACCACTTATACCAATCACCCAATCGGAGAAAAACCATCCGGCCACTCCTAACAGTATGGCGGTTATCCACCCTCCGTGCACCCAGGGTATAGCCTTTTTTAGTCCTGATGAACGAATGAGGGCCAGGATGAGGGCCAGGATCAAAAATGCTTCCAGCCCCTCTCGCAACATAATGGAAGCTGACAGTGCGAAGGATAGCCAATAATTAAGTTTTTTGTCCTGCATGAGTTCCTCTGCCTGCCCCAGCATGGCAAGGCCATTGTCAATTTCCTTCTCAACTTGTGCTTTATCACCTTTATTTTCGATTACCTCACGAATCTTAAACATTTGCTGCTCCAGGCGGGCTGTAAAAGCAGGGGCATTGGCCTTTAGTCTTGCCTCCGAAGGCTCGATACCCTCCAGGTAAGCTGCCAGGGCATCTTCACGTGCAGAGGAGTAGCTGCCGGATGTATAATTTTGCAAGGCACTTTTTAAATAATTTCTTGCTTTATCAAGCGAATATTTTTGTGCATTATCCCCGGGAGATTGTGTTCTCAGTGCAGTTAACAACAGCTCTTTGTCAGCGCTATCATTATTGCTCAGCCGTTTGACCAATTCCACATCAGAGAGGGTAGCCACCTCCTCTAAATTCACTGTATTGTTTGCCCGATCAAACTTCTGTTGCAGCTCGCTATTTTTGTCAGCTTGAGGTGTAAAGCGGAGGGCTTTTATATAAAATGCCAAATCCCAAATCTCTTTATCGGATAAGGTGGCAAAACTCTGCATGGCAGTGCCTTCCACACCCAGTTTTATAGTGTTATATGCCTGAAAGGACGAGATTTCCTGCATCAGGGTATCGTTGAGAAAATTGGTAGGAGCTGGTTTTAAGCCAGCTGCCAACTTACCGTCTCCCGCTCCATTCACTCCATGGCAGGAAGTACAATTCTGTACATATAAGCTTTTTCCGTTTTTGAGATCAGGCCATATCAGGGGAGCCGTTTTAAGACCGGTAGTTTTGATAATATCTTGTCTGGTCTGCTGGGCTAAGTTATAAATACTTTGATGCGGAGCTTTTTTTTCTATCTGCTTACCTAATTCTTTTAACTGCGACAGCATACGGAGTTTATCATCCTGTGGCAGCTTACTTTCTTCAATGAGTACATACACTTTGTCACTGAATTCCTGCATTTCTGCAAACTCGCCTTCGTCTATTACTTCGCCATTTTGCACTGCTGCGGTATAATCCCTTGAAATGTAGTCCAGCAAATGAATGCTAGTTCGCAGGTTGCTATCATCCTGGCTTGCCATTGCGTTGTATGGAAAAATGCAAAGCAGTACACCTACCGTAAAAATTGTATATAATGAGTTTCTTATCATTTCTATTTAGTCCTTTAAAACCTCTCTAATTACATTTAGCTATCTATTAAACACACTACAATTTGGTTTAAAACTTCATTTTCTGGATTCTGATAGCATTCAAAATAGCCAGAAAGGCCACACCTACATCTGCAAACACAGCTTCCCACAAAGATGCTAACCCTATGGCTCCCAGGATCATCACTATTAATTTCACCCCGAAGGCCAGGGCAATATTCTGCCAGACTACATTACGTGTAGATCTACCTATTTTTATAGCCCTTGCAATTCTTGAAGGCTGATCTGTCTGGATGACCACATCGGCCGTTTCAATCGCCACATCACTTCCGAGCCCACCCATGGCTATCCCCACATCACTGACTGCCAAAACGGGTGCATCGTTGATCCCGTCACCCACAAAAGCAATGCTGGCTGATGGATCTTTCTTCATTTCCTCCACCTCATGAAGCTTATCTTCCGGTAACAGGCCGCCTTTGGCTTGTTCTAAGCCCAATTCGTTTCCAATTTTTTCGGTAATAGACGGCTTGTCGCCCGACAGCATAATGATTTTCTTAATGCCGGCATTATGCATTTGCCTTACAGCTTCTACCGCATCTTCTTTCAATTGGTCGGCAATGGTAACATAGCCGGAAAATTGATCATCAATGGTGATCATCACGATAGATTCAACGATGGTATCTGTCTCCGATGGGACATCAATGCCATGAGCTGTCATTAATGCTTTATTGCCT comes from Echinicola vietnamensis DSM 17526 and encodes:
- a CDS encoding FTR1 family protein — protein: MASQDDSNLRTSIHLLDYISRDYTAAVQNGEVIDEGEFAEMQEFSDKVYVLIEESKLPQDDKLRMLSQLKELGKQIEKKAPHQSIYNLAQQTRQDIIKTTGLKTAPLIWPDLKNGKSLYVQNCTSCHGVNGAGDGKLAAGLKPAPTNFLNDTLMQEISSFQAYNTIKLGVEGTAMQSFATLSDKEIWDLAFYIKALRFTPQADKNSELQQKFDRANNTVNLEEVATLSDVELVKRLSNNDSADKELLLTALRTQSPGDNAQKYSLDKARNYLKSALQNYTSGSYSSAREDALAAYLEGIEPSEARLKANAPAFTARLEQQMFKIREVIENKGDKAQVEKEIDNGLAMLGQAEELMQDKKLNYWLSFALSASIMLREGLEAFLILALILALIRSSGLKKAIPWVHGGWITAILLGVAGWFFSDWVIGISGKNREIMEGMISLVAVIVLAFVGFWLHDHSHAKKWKKFIEEKIGKQLKKDKMFGIAFFSFMVVFREAFESILFLQAISLETQPAHQSSIGLGVLAAFVMISLFAVLFVRYSKKIPVRQLFRYSAWAITLLALILIGKGVHSIQEAGWLSVTGFPVSVSVDLLGIYPTIETVAAQVALLVLMLLLYFWSNHKTKIRSTKLN
- a CDS encoding heavy metal translocating P-type ATPase, encoding MKKLQIKIPLLLPEVPDEKDQCVAKLIERLKNKEGLEKVHIADETDNGVPQLCFHYDPELISIDRIQSLAEQTGAEITRKFGHKLIEVDGIRHTRHARNIERGLRGIAGIMEASVSASGMVRVEYDTAKTDEAEILKALRKDGLDMPDTQVSAERFLEQVKETEKGEDQKEGNKEHVHEEGEDHDHSHGGIFGKNTELIFSIICGALLGIGFGLTYIEAVPSWVSLSLYIGAYFFGGYFTAKEAIQTVAKGGFEIDFLMLVAAIGAAILGEWAEGALLLFLFSMGHALEHYAMNKARKSIAALAELAPKTALLKRNGKTEEVGIEELSIGDIIVVKPNSKISADGVVISGQSSVNQAPITGESVPVDKEPVDNPDKDWSQEDDIKDENRAFSGTINGNNTLEIKVIKVAKDSTLSRLVKLVNEAQTQKSPTQRLTDKFEKYFVPSVLVLVVLLNFAFLVIDESFSESFYRAMAVLVAASPCALAIATPSAVLSGVARAAKSGVLIKGGRPLEDLGVLTALAFDKTGTLTEGKPKLTEVVAVGDVKEDELLKIAVAVESLSDHPLAKAVVRDGKERLDGADVPDAKDLEAVLGKGIKATLGDDKVYIGNLDLFESLDDNKPEKETEEKVKSLESDGNTTMLIRQNDHYIGIIALMDTPRKEAKNTLEQLKKIGIKRMIMLTGDNQKVADAVAKEIGLTDAWGSLLPEEKVEAIKKLKKNESKVAMVGDGVNDAPAMANSTVGIAMGAAGSDVALETADIALMADKLETLPFAIALSRNAKSIIKQNLWISLGIVGILIPLTISGIATIGPAVLIHEGSTLVVVFNALRLLAYKK
- a CDS encoding MgtC/SapB family protein, encoding MDFQTEITLIPRLLVALVLGVLIGLDREIDGHAAGIRTYAAVCLGAALVTIINSHIEVADQTRIVANIVSGIGFLGAGIIFRDGSKNFISGLTTAATIWVTAAVGIAIGYGMYLIVSVTSALLILLLISQHFPFLKKKNIRK
- a CDS encoding bestrophin family protein, whose translation is MLLNKRISILDFIKTIKVDIVLISSYAVVVGIFDQYGFLDKISVPIGVTAVFGTAVALLLGFRTNQAYERWWEARIIWGAIVNDSRTLVRQCVSFFKRGNDSYEALVAEMANRQIIWCYALGESLRKLPFSHRVIKYKESNKTEAFNIPNALLSEHSETLLKAKKKKMVNDFQQVQIDSIIAKLCDSMGKCERIKNTVFPKAHSLLIHLIIYVFATMLPFGLSDEYLAVEIGLTIGIPIIFIAIEKTSILMQDPFENQPLDTPMTDLAETIEINIKQMIGETDVPEKKKPTDYYVL